TATCCGGTCTCGGGATCTTGTCCCGGCCAAGATGGAGATCCGCGCAGCCTGGTCCTCATAATCACACCGGCCTCGATCGGCCGTTCAATGGTTCAGGTTTCCAGGCTACCGTTCGACTGTCAGGCCATCTTCTTCTCACCACCCGCAGATTATCGCGACCATCAGATCAGCATCCGATGATCTCCTATTTCTACGCCGCAGCGATCGCCGGATCGAAGCTACGCTCCTTGCGCAGCATCGCCCAGACGATACGTGCGAGTTTGGCCGCCAGCGCGACGACGACGATGTTCTTGTGCGCCCGTTCCAGCAGACCACGGGCCCATCGGCCCAGCGGCGTATCCTGAGCCATGATGCGCGGCAGGACTGCGCGAGCACCATGGATCAGGTTTGCTCGCAGGTAGCGGTTGCCGCGCTTGGATATGCCGAGCAGCCGGGGCTTGCCTCCAGTGGTCGCCTGCCGGGGTGTGAGGCCGAGCCAGGCGGCAAGATCACGACCGCGCCCGAAGCTTGCCGCGTCGCCGACCGCGGCAACAAGTGCGGTGGCATTGATGACCCCGATACCGGGGATCGTCGAAAGGCGACGGGCCGCTTCGTCGTCACGCGCCATCCGCACGAACTCAGCATCGAAGGCGGCAATCCGTTCATCAAGGCTGCGCCACTCGGCGCGCAGGTCCTCGACCAGCAGCCGCATGCGCGACGACAGCCGGGAATCGTCCTCATCGGCGAAAAGCCCAAGCACATCTTCCAGCTTGCGCCGGCCCTGGGCAACGACGATGCCGCGCTCCAGCAACAATGCGCGTAGGTGGTTGATCAGCGCCGTGCGCTCCGCCACCAGGCGCGAGCGCGCCCGATGCAGCGCCTGGATGTCCGATTGCGCCTCGCTCTTCACCGGCACAAACCGCATCGTCGGCCGCGTTGCGGCTTCCGCGATCGCCTCGGCATCGTGGTCGTCGTTCTTG
This genomic stretch from Sinorhizobium arboris LMG 14919 harbors:
- a CDS encoding IS110 family transposase, whose product is MSIFVLGIDLGKNVCSLVGLDATGAVVLRRRLRRDGVADFVGKMEPCIVAMEACCGAHHLGRVLGARGHTIRLMAPEYVRPYVKANKNDDHDAEAIAEAATRPTMRFVPVKSEAQSDIQALHRARSRLVAERTALINHLRALLLERGIVVAQGRRKLEDVLGLFADEDDSRLSSRMRLLVEDLRAEWRSLDERIAAFDAEFVRMARDDEAARRLSTIPGIGVINATALVAAVGDAASFGRGRDLAAWLGLTPRQATTGGKPRLLGISKRGNRYLRANLIHGARAVLPRIMAQDTPLGRWARGLLERAHKNIVVVALAAKLARIVWAMLRKERSFDPAIAAA